The Phormidium sp. PBR-2020 DNA segment GAAAGGGTTTCTAAGCCCTGCAACAGCAAGAAGGCGTTAAACGGACTCAAACAAGGTCCCAAATCTCGCAAACCTTCGACTCGGGCGCGGATAATAAAGGCGATATTGCCAAACGGACCATCGGGGCCAAAGACTTCTTGGAAGTTCAAGCCATGATAGCCCTCAGAAGGTTCGGTGAACATGGGGAATTTGCCATTCCCCCAGTTGAAGTTCCCCGAATCGACAATCACCCCACCAATGGAGGTTCCATGGCCGCCAATCCACTTCGTAGCTGATTGGACGACAATATCTGCACCATGGTCGATGGGACGGCAGAGATAGCCAGCGCAACCGAAGGTATTATCAACAATCAGCGGGATATCGTTCTCATGGGCGATCGCCGCCAAGGCCTCTAAATCGGGGATATTAAACTTAGGGTTGCTGAGACTCTCAACGTAGATGGCTTTCGTCTTCTCGTCGATTTGTTCCCCGAAGGCCTTGGGATCATCGCTGTCAACAAACTTGACATCTACACCAAGACGTGGTAATGCGACCTTAAATTGATTGTAGGTTCCGCCGTAGAGGGTGGCGGTGGAGACAATGTTGTCCCCCGCCTGACAGATATTGTTGATGGCCAGGAATTGGGCCGCCTGTCCGCTGGCGGTGGCTAGGGCCATCACCCCTCCTTCGAGGGCAGCGATGCGTTTCTCAAACACATCGGTGGTGGGGTTCATAATCCGGGTATAGATATTCCCGAATTTCTTGAGGGCGAACAAATCCGCACCGTCATCAGCATCTTCAAACACATAGGAGGTGGTTTGATAGATGGGAACCGCCCGCGAGTTGGTTCCGGGGGCGGGGGTTTGTCCGGCGTGGATTTGTAGGGTTTCGTAGCGGTGTTGATTGGCTTCTGACATTAAACCGTTCCTGATTGAAGTGAGTGGTGTTCGGGGTAGTGGGGGAACAGCGTCTCGCTTGGGGCCAAAGTATTTTACGGGATTCAGTCCCTGGGAACAATGGAATCTGTGAGGGTTGATACGTTTTGTTGCAATTGTCCCTTAGGACTTGGGGGACACCGGTTTAGGTTGTCCTGTTTCGGGATCGAGCGATCGCAAGGCTTGCGCCCATTTCACAGCCAGGCTAATTTCAGTAAAGGGAACCTGAATCGGCCCCTCATCACCCCGTTGAAAACAGAGGCTGACGCTGCGACTGGTTTTGGGGGGATAGACCTCATTAATGATATTGCCATTCGCCTCAACCTCAATGGCGGTCACCTCCCGCAGCGAGAAGGTTTGTATCTCCACCACCCCAGTCCGGCTAGGTTTTCCCCACACGAGGCGATCGCCCTTTTGCCCCAACACCGCTAGGATGTCATATTTAGCGCGATCGAAGGTCTTGGCCCAAGCTTGATAGGCATCCACTTTACGAAACTCATTCCACCCCGCCCAAGCCAAGCCAAAAAACAACACCAGCAAGGGCAACCAAATTAAACCGCGTTCCATAACTCTCTCAAAAACTGCTCTCCCCATTGTCCCCCGTTCAGGGCCCACTCGCGATGCGTTATCTTGGGAGAACCTAGATGATTCTCCATGCTCAATTGTCCATTATCGGGTGTGGTCTAACCGTTCAACCAGACAACCCAGTCGGTTCTACATCCACCAAAACCAGTCAACACCATGAAAAATTTTCTACTCACTTGCCTATTTTTCCTGGGCTTGGGGTGGGCCTTAGCGACCTTCTCAGGACTCGCCAATCAAGGAACCTACGAGTCCCTGATTCTCAACTTCCGTGATGACCTCTCCTCAGCCGAGGTCAGCCAGCAGTTAGAGGAGATGTCGCAACAGTTCAACCTCACCCCCCGTCTCAATAGCGAATTTTCCCAACGGGATCACATTTATATTGTCGAGGGCGATCGCGACGTATTACAAGACCTGCGCCGCCAATTCCGCCCTTACCTACAGTTCGCCGAACCCAACTATATTTATGGCGTTCCCGAGAAACCGATTCAATCCAGCTTTGATGGCACAGCCATCCCCGGACTGTCAAAATCCTATCCCAACGACCCCCTCTATTCTAAACAATGGAATCTCAAGGCCATTAACGTCGAAGGGGCTTGGCCTGACAGTACCGGCAAAGATGTCATCGTCGCCGTCATTGACACCGGCATTCTCCAAGTCGCCGATTTAGAGGGGACGGAGTTCGTCGAAGGCTACGACTTCGTCAATGACCGAGTCTCCGCCGATGATGACAATGGCCATGGAACCCATGTCGCCGGAACCATCGCCCAAACCACCGATAACGAGTTTGGCGTGGCGGGGATTGCCCATCAGGCTAAACTGATGCCCCTGAAAGTTCTCAGTAAACAGGGCGGGGGTACAGTCAGTGATATTGCCGAGGCCATCCGCTTTGCTGCCGACCATGATGCTGATGTCATCAACCTCAGTTTAGGGGGCAGTGGCGAGAGTCATCTCATGCGTGATGCGATCGACTATGCCCATAATAAAGGGGTTGTCGTCATTGCCGCTGCCGGGAACGCCAATCAGAACAGTGCTGGCTATCCGGCCCGCTATCCCCGCGTCTTAGGGGTGGCCGCCAGTAATGCTGCCGGAGACAAGGCCCCCTACTCCAACTTTGGCGCT contains these protein-coding regions:
- a CDS encoding O-acetylhomoserine aminocarboxypropyltransferase/cysteine synthase, translating into MSEANQHRYETLQIHAGQTPAPGTNSRAVPIYQTTSYVFEDADDGADLFALKKFGNIYTRIMNPTTDVFEKRIAALEGGVMALATASGQAAQFLAINNICQAGDNIVSTATLYGGTYNQFKVALPRLGVDVKFVDSDDPKAFGEQIDEKTKAIYVESLSNPKFNIPDLEALAAIAHENDIPLIVDNTFGCAGYLCRPIDHGADIVVQSATKWIGGHGTSIGGVIVDSGNFNWGNGKFPMFTEPSEGYHGLNFQEVFGPDGPFGNIAFIIRARVEGLRDLGPCLSPFNAFLLLQGLETLSLRVDRHTDNALALAKWLEKHPKVEWVSYPGLPKHAYHKQAKKYLNHGFGCVLSFGIKGGLEAGRSFINNVQLASHLANVGDAKTLVIHPASTTHQQMDETEQGAAGITPAMVRVSVGLEHIEDIKADFDQAFAKAG
- a CDS encoding S8 family peptidase, which translates into the protein MKNFLLTCLFFLGLGWALATFSGLANQGTYESLILNFRDDLSSAEVSQQLEEMSQQFNLTPRLNSEFSQRDHIYIVEGDRDVLQDLRRQFRPYLQFAEPNYIYGVPEKPIQSSFDGTAIPGLSKSYPNDPLYSKQWNLKAINVEGAWPDSTGKDVIVAVIDTGILQVADLEGTEFVEGYDFVNDRVSADDDNGHGTHVAGTIAQTTDNEFGVAGIAHQAKLMPLKVLSKQGGGTVSDIAEAIRFAADHDADVINLSLGGSGESHLMRDAIDYAHNKGVVVIAAAGNANQNSAGYPARYPRVLGVAASNAAGDKAPYSNFGAGVDISAPGGDTRNGETGGILQHTLNPQDGSAVFAAFQGTSMASPHVAAVAALVKATGVESPDEVMQILKESARPVEEDSFNHFGAGHLDAASAVQLAVKGQLNFRDFFRWLRDNGYLNPRFWIDGGTIALIPKIAMVIGSYLLAWLLRNYFPFRWNWNLATGLVMGSSGVFILRSFYVFDLPQWPLRLAGSSLPELGTAVQGNPALNPIFASVLIPGVLLVLLLGHAQRKWWAIGATLGVASCLAVSAVVDPELVWLGSGWLARGFLATNAIACWLLARLAAKPGGIVA